One segment of Ricinus communis isolate WT05 ecotype wild-type chromosome 8, ASM1957865v1, whole genome shotgun sequence DNA contains the following:
- the LOC125370966 gene encoding uncharacterized protein LOC125370966 codes for MSAHAMNAGREVLWWPDIKANQIMGGKERQWQLSELDEWRQQAYENSSTYKARTKKWHDQRIREPKEFQFGDRVALQLSAVCFPGSCTRWSGPFQIGQVFPYGVVELHHPEKGNFKVNGHRLKRYHCNSLDSEQRVDLALYAQKG; via the exons ATGTCGGCTCACGCAATGAACGCTGGTCGCgaagttttgtggtggcccgaCATAAAGGCGAATCAGATCatgggag GTAAGGAGCGACAATGGCAGCTGAGTGAGCTAGATGAGTGGCGCCAGCAGGCATACGAAAACTCCTCAACTTACAAAGCAAGGActaagaaatggcatgatcaaaggattcGTGAGCCTAAGGAATTTCAGTTTGGGGATCGAGTCGCTTTACAACTCTCGGCCGTCTGCTTCCCCGGAAGCTGCACTCGCTGGTCCGGACCATTTCAGATCGGacaagtctttccatatggagtggtagagttgcatcatccagAGAAGGGGAACTTCAAAGTGAACGGCCATCGGCTAAAGCGATATCATTGTAACTCGTTGGATAGTGAGCAACGAGTTGACCTGGCTTTGTATGCACAGAAAGGGTGA